One Gossypium raimondii isolate GPD5lz chromosome 3, ASM2569854v1, whole genome shotgun sequence genomic window carries:
- the LOC105797320 gene encoding uncharacterized protein LOC105797320 has protein sequence MHAKTDSEVTSLAPSSPTRSPRRPVYYVQSPSRDSHDGEKTTTSFHSTPVISPMGSPPHSHSSMGRHSRESSSSRFSGSLKPGSRKISPNDAPSTGAHRKGNKQWKECDVIEEEGLLEDEEREQGLPRRCYVLAFVLGFFLLFSLFSLILWGASRPQKPKITMKSIRFEQFKIQAGSDFTGVATDMITMNSTVKMIYRNTGTFFGVHVTSTPLDLSYAQITIASGTMKKFHQSRKSQRSLTVIVMGNKVPLYGSGASLSSSTGTTSLPVSLKLSFVVRSRAYVLGKLVKPKFYKKIECDVTFDPKKLNVPISLKKACTYD, from the exons ATGCACGCCAAGACAGACTCAGAGGTGACAAGCCTCGCCCCATCATCCCCTACCAGGTCTCCGCGGCGTCCAGTTTACTATGTGCAGAGCCCTTCACGTGATTCTCACGATGGAGAAAAGACAACAACCTCCTTCCATTCCACGCCTGTTATCAGCCCCATGGGGTCACCTCCCCATTCCCATTCCTCCATGGGCCGCCACTCTCGTGAGTCTTCATCCAGTCGGTTTTCAGGGTCGCTTAAACCTGGATCCCGCAAGATCTCGCCTAACGACGCTCCGTCAACGGGAGCTCACCGGAAGGGGAATAAGCAGTGGAAAGAATGTGATGTGATCGAAGAAGAAGGCCTCCTTGAAGATGAAGAACGTGAGCAAGGACTCCCTCGAAGATGCTATGTTCTAGCTTTCGTTCTTggcttctttcttctcttctctttattttctttgattctgTGGGGAGCTAGCAGGCCTCAAAAACCCAAGATCACAATGAAG AGTATAAGATTTGAGCAATTCAAGATTCAAGCAGGTTCAGATTTCACAGGTGTGGCAACTGATATGATCACCATGAACTCCACAGTGAAGATGATTTATCGTAACACAGGAACATTTTTCGGTGTTCATGTCACATCAACACCTCTGGATCTATCATATGCTCAAATCACCATTGCTTCAGGAACC ATGAAGAAATTTCATCAGTCAAGAAAGAGCCAAAGGTCTTTGACTGTAATAGTGATGGGAAACAAGGTTCCTTTGTACGGAAGTGGAGCAAGTTTGAGCAGTTCAACAGGGACAACATCACTTCCAGTTTCACTTAAACTCAGCTTCGTTGTCCGATCCAGAGCTTATGTGTTGGGAAAACTGGTGAAGCCGAAGTTTTACAAGAAAATCGAATGTGACGTAACTTTCGATCCCAAGAAACTCAATGTTCCCATTTCGCTGAAGAAAGCTTGCACATATGATTGA